In a single window of the Ignavibacteria bacterium genome:
- a CDS encoding glycosyltransferase family 9 protein, which yields MRRKKIFRFFDRYFGIPLVLFLALFTRRKRRLPIEDIQNILFIKLAAIGDGILLIPTLRKLKNSFPKAKITFMCSDINLSVIQKIPYVDRIINCRVYDFLKNPVNFYRFVKELRKTKYEVVIDAGQWERINSIITIFTKRDYSIGFRTKGQWKHVVNDAVAAHSRTKHEVENFMDLLIPLGIVPISGEYNFDELQLEFFLKPEHRKFRDDFWKEHGLEDKTVICFHPGCGENGKPREWALENYINVGKRLHDADKNLVIIITGTEFERYLCDPLHEALKDYSINTAGKFTLEQSAALVERAKLMLCSNTGILHVSTCVGTRTIGLHGPTNPVKWGAYNKNAVTIQSSKYCSPCLYLGHDYGCNEPTCMKEITSDEVYMEIRKALRPELFLNILQVQEN from the coding sequence ATGCGTAGAAAAAAGATCTTCAGGTTTTTTGACCGGTATTTTGGGATACCCCTTGTGCTTTTTTTAGCTTTATTTACAAGGAGAAAAAGACGCTTACCCATAGAAGACATACAGAATATTTTATTTATAAAACTTGCCGCTATTGGTGATGGTATTTTATTGATACCTACCTTAAGGAAGCTTAAAAATTCATTTCCTAAGGCTAAAATTACCTTTATGTGCAGCGATATAAACTTATCTGTAATTCAAAAAATACCGTACGTTGACAGAATTATTAATTGCCGGGTATATGATTTCCTTAAAAATCCCGTAAATTTTTACAGATTTGTAAAGGAATTACGTAAAACCAAGTATGAAGTAGTAATTGATGCGGGACAGTGGGAAAGGATCAATTCAATTATTACAATTTTTACAAAAAGGGATTATTCCATCGGATTCAGAACAAAAGGGCAGTGGAAGCATGTTGTTAATGATGCGGTAGCTGCGCACAGCAGGACAAAGCATGAAGTTGAGAACTTTATGGATCTGCTGATTCCGCTTGGTATTGTCCCGATTAGCGGTGAATATAACTTTGATGAGCTTCAGCTTGAGTTTTTCCTTAAACCTGAACACAGAAAGTTCAGGGATGATTTCTGGAAAGAACACGGGCTGGAAGATAAAACGGTAATTTGTTTCCACCCCGGATGCGGTGAGAACGGCAAACCACGGGAATGGGCTCTGGAAAATTACATTAATGTCGGCAAAAGGCTTCATGATGCAGATAAAAACCTGGTAATAATTATTACCGGCACTGAATTTGAAAGGTATTTATGCGATCCGCTTCACGAAGCGTTAAAGGATTATTCGATAAATACTGCGGGTAAATTCACTCTGGAACAATCAGCCGCGTTGGTTGAAAGAGCGAAACTGATGTTATGCAGCAACACCGGTATCCTGCATGTGAGCACATGTGTAGGTACAAGGACGATAGGGCTTCACGGTCCGACAAATCCTGTTAAATGGGGAGCATATAACAAAAATGCTGTAACCATCCAAAGCAGTAAATACTGTTCACCGTGTTTATACCTGGGGCATGATTACGGCTGTAATGAACCTACCTGCATGAAGGAGATAACTTCAGACGAAGTTTATATGGAGATAAGAAAAGCTTTAAGACCGGAACTATTTTTAAATATATTACAAGTACAGGAGAATTAA
- a CDS encoding DUF1579 family protein, with protein sequence MKILKSIIIVLMLISSAVIKAQSENDEAMKIAGPAPEHDLIKKLDGKWNVEFKYDFGGGMVMEGKGTAEGKMILGGRFMNFEQNTESMGMKIASLSILGYDRRVNKYTYYGIDEMGTYAVTGEGDYNKDTKILTLSGSTIDPSGKTSEVQEYKFIFEFVNEQEIKCSVVFKMPDNTEKAIVNIKYFK encoded by the coding sequence ATGAAAATTCTCAAATCAATAATAATTGTTTTAATGCTCATAAGCTCCGCAGTAATAAAAGCGCAGTCAGAAAATGATGAAGCAATGAAAATTGCTGGTCCGGCACCTGAGCATGACCTGATCAAAAAGCTTGATGGAAAATGGAATGTTGAGTTTAAATATGATTTTGGGGGCGGAATGGTAATGGAAGGCAAAGGAACTGCTGAAGGGAAAATGATACTTGGCGGAAGGTTTATGAACTTTGAGCAGAATACTGAATCAATGGGTATGAAAATTGCAAGCCTGAGCATTTTAGGTTATGACCGCAGGGTCAATAAGTATACTTACTACGGAATTGATGAAATGGGCACTTATGCAGTTACCGGTGAAGGTGACTATAACAAAGATACTAAAATTCTCACGCTAAGCGGTTCAACTATAGATCCTTCAGGGAAAACAAGTGAAGTCCAGGAGTATAAATTTATATTTGAATTTGTAAACGAACAGGAAATAAAATGCAGCGTAGTTTTTAAAATGCCTGATAACACGGAAAAAGCAATTGTGAATATAAAATATTTTAAATAA
- the cdd gene encoding cytidine deaminase, whose translation MITKLQKNKLIKSALSVLKNSHSPHSGFKVGSALLSVNGKVFSGTNVEFDALSLTVCAERAAIFGAISGGEKKFKAIAVATSSNEFIYPCGLCRQALVEFNPNMEVILITKKKEIKSFILKDIIPNYFKLNKV comes from the coding sequence ATGATAACTAAACTGCAGAAAAACAAGCTGATAAAATCAGCTTTGAGTGTTTTAAAAAACTCACACTCGCCTCATTCCGGATTCAAAGTAGGAAGTGCGCTGCTTAGTGTTAACGGCAAGGTATTTTCAGGTACAAATGTTGAATTCGATGCCTTATCGTTAACTGTATGCGCAGAACGGGCAGCAATTTTCGGTGCTATTTCAGGGGGAGAAAAGAAGTTTAAAGCCATTGCTGTTGCTACCAGTTCAAATGAGTTCATTTATCCATGCGGCTTATGCCGCCAGGCGTTGGTTGAATTTAACCCTAACATGGAAGTAATATTAATTACTAAAAAGAAAGAGATTAAAAGCTTTATTTTAAAAGATATTATACCAAATTATTTTAAGCTGAATAAAGTATAA
- a CDS encoding thymidine kinase, translating to MYDLENKKMSGQIEVICGSMFSGKTEELIRRLRRAQIAKQRVEIFKPKIDNRYSENEIVSHSEQKIPSTVVETAEQILLFSAEADVIGVDEAQFFDSYLVEVCQKLAAQGKRVIVAGLDTDYRAIPFEPIPQLLAIAEYITKTLAICVKCGAPANRTQRISNTGDRVLVGATDLYEARCRSCYEEPVD from the coding sequence ATGTACGATTTAGAAAACAAAAAAATGTCAGGGCAAATTGAAGTAATCTGCGGCAGTATGTTCAGCGGAAAGACTGAAGAGCTTATCAGAAGGCTAAGGCGCGCGCAGATTGCCAAACAAAGGGTTGAAATCTTTAAACCCAAAATTGATAACAGGTACAGTGAAAATGAGATAGTATCACACAGCGAGCAAAAAATACCCAGCACTGTTGTTGAAACAGCAGAGCAGATACTCCTTTTTTCCGCTGAAGCCGATGTTATTGGAGTGGATGAAGCCCAATTCTTCGATTCATACCTGGTGGAAGTATGCCAAAAGCTTGCCGCACAGGGTAAACGTGTAATTGTCGCTGGCCTTGATACTGATTACAGGGCAATACCATTTGAGCCTATCCCACAGCTTCTGGCTATTGCGGAATATATAACCAAAACACTTGCCATTTGCGTTAAATGCGGCGCACCTGCCAACCGAACGCAGCGTATTTCAAACACCGGTGACAGGGTTTTGGTTGGCGCTACCGACCTATATGAAGCACGCTGCAGAAGCTGCTATGAAGAGCCGGTAGATTAA
- a CDS encoding DUF1579 domain-containing protein → MAKFKFSESIAGGVHKQLKELEGEWEGTAKTWFEPDVIGDESPVTGKFTSVLGGRFLLHEYTGSMQGKTLEGITIYGFDCMRGVYQSVWVDSFHMGTAIMHSESKPGSEKFDVMGYYDTNEEGTAKWGWRSEMEISDNNNIILTAYNVTPTGDEAKATEIIYKRKI, encoded by the coding sequence ATGGCAAAATTTAAATTCAGTGAATCAATAGCAGGGGGAGTTCATAAACAGCTGAAGGAGCTGGAAGGTGAGTGGGAAGGTACTGCAAAGACATGGTTTGAACCGGATGTAATAGGGGATGAATCCCCGGTAACCGGAAAATTCACCTCAGTTTTAGGCGGCAGATTTTTGCTGCATGAATATACAGGTTCAATGCAGGGTAAAACCCTTGAAGGAATCACAATTTACGGTTTTGACTGTATGCGGGGAGTTTACCAGTCAGTTTGGGTTGATAGTTTCCACATGGGTACGGCAATTATGCACTCAGAAAGCAAGCCTGGTTCAGAAAAATTTGATGTTATGGGGTATTATGATACCAATGAAGAAGGCACTGCTAAATGGGGGTGGAGAAGTGAAATGGAAATTTCAGATAACAACAATATAATTTTAACTGCTTATAACGTAACCCCAACTGGCGATGAAGCAAAAGCTACAGAAATTATTTATAAACGTAAAATTTAA
- a CDS encoding 6-phosphofructokinase has translation MKIGMLTGGGDCPGLNAVIRAIVRKSLAYGWECVGIENGWKGLMDIYTRPLDMNAVSGILQKGGTILGTSRTNPYKTEGGEQKVIENAKSIGLDALIAIGGEDTLGVANKLSKTGFKVVGVPKTIDNDLNGTDYTFGFDTAVNIAMDAIDRIHTTAESHHRAMIIEVMGRHAGWIAMHAGIAGGADLILIPEKEIVLSEVIRVMEERKKRGRTFSIIVVAEGAKISKSDQQSSEMILQDEKLDAFGHVRLGGIANLLAEIIEKKTGVETRATILGHIQRGGSPTAYDRVLGSRFGVHAVEMVKEGKFGRMAALRGTEIIDIPIEDAVKDLKLVGDDFYDVARTFFR, from the coding sequence ATGAAAATCGGAATGTTGACCGGAGGCGGAGATTGCCCCGGGTTAAATGCTGTAATAAGAGCTATTGTTAGAAAATCACTGGCTTATGGATGGGAATGTGTTGGAATTGAAAATGGCTGGAAAGGCCTGATGGATATCTACACAAGGCCTCTGGATATGAATGCAGTATCAGGAATACTTCAAAAAGGCGGTACTATACTTGGAACATCCAGAACTAATCCGTACAAAACTGAAGGCGGAGAGCAAAAAGTAATTGAAAATGCAAAATCAATAGGACTGGATGCTTTAATTGCTATTGGCGGAGAGGATACACTAGGGGTTGCGAACAAGCTTTCAAAAACCGGCTTTAAAGTTGTTGGTGTGCCAAAAACCATAGATAATGACCTCAACGGTACAGATTACACTTTTGGATTTGATACAGCGGTAAATATAGCAATGGATGCAATCGACAGGATACATACTACTGCTGAATCACATCACAGGGCTATGATAATTGAGGTAATGGGAAGGCATGCCGGGTGGATAGCAATGCATGCGGGAATCGCAGGCGGCGCTGATCTTATTCTAATACCTGAAAAAGAAATAGTCCTCAGTGAGGTTATCAGGGTAATGGAAGAAAGAAAAAAACGCGGAAGGACATTTTCAATTATTGTTGTAGCTGAAGGCGCAAAGATAAGCAAATCAGACCAGCAAAGCTCTGAGATGATCCTCCAGGATGAAAAGCTCGATGCTTTCGGCCACGTAAGGCTTGGCGGTATAGCTAATCTTTTGGCAGAGATAATCGAAAAGAAAACAGGAGTTGAAACACGCGCTACAATTCTGGGTCATATACAAAGAGGCGGTTCACCAACTGCGTATGACAGGGTGCTTGGCAGCAGGTTCGGAGTTCATGCGGTTGAAATGGTGAAAGAAGGTAAATTCGGCAGAATGGCTGCGCTTAGAGGTACTGAAATCATAGATATACCTATCGAAGATGCTGTAAAAGACCTTAAGCTTGTTGGCGATGATTTTTACGATGTTGCCAGAACATTTTTCAGGTAA
- a CDS encoding LOG family protein, whose translation MKTITSFGTAFIAPNEPFYKEIETIGKYLAESGYSVCCGGYGGSMEAISKGAFEAGGKTIGIGLKGRDISPNQYLSEFILSENLMARILTLIHKADAYIVFKGGTGTLVELSVVLELMYKKSMPAKKMFFYSDFWKNTLLTLQSESSDLEKLLNEQIHFINEPEEIKQYI comes from the coding sequence TTGAAAACCATTACATCATTCGGTACAGCTTTTATAGCACCAAATGAGCCGTTTTATAAAGAAATCGAAACGATCGGTAAATATTTAGCAGAATCCGGCTATTCAGTCTGCTGTGGCGGTTATGGCGGCTCTATGGAAGCAATTTCAAAAGGAGCATTTGAAGCAGGCGGTAAGACTATCGGTATTGGATTAAAAGGGCGGGATATCTCTCCTAACCAGTATTTATCGGAATTTATACTTTCTGAGAACTTAATGGCAAGAATCCTAACCCTAATTCATAAAGCTGATGCTTATATTGTATTCAAAGGCGGTACAGGTACACTGGTTGAACTATCGGTAGTGCTGGAATTAATGTATAAAAAATCAATGCCGGCTAAAAAAATGTTCTTTTACAGTGATTTCTGGAAAAATACATTGCTAACTCTTCAAAGTGAAAGTTCGGACCTGGAAAAACTCTTAAATGAACAGATTCATTTCATTAATGAACCGGAAGAGATAAAGCAATATATTTAA
- a CDS encoding PD40 domain-containing protein yields MISRILLLILLVSAVTYSQFEPNPELEWFTIETEHFYIHYHKGTERTAKLTAKIAEEVYGPITSLYKYAPEDKTSWIINDESDISNGATDYYGNRIEIASASLDFDLRGTHNWLRNVITHEYTHVIQVQASMKFSTKFPSLYLQFLNYEKERRPDVLYGYPNTIISYPISGVGVPAWFAEGTAQYQRQQLGYDYWDAHRDMILRMRVLGDNMLTWEEMGQFASVTTYKAESIYNSGFALSRYIAEKYGEDKLREVSENLGDLTRLNSEGAFKKAIGKSGSDLYDEWKAFLKQDYKNRVEGIKSHQVEGKIIADVGFANYYPQFSPDGKKITYLSNKEYDYGSTSMFIHNTSGSGDDEMLIASVSGSYDWSADGKKIIFSRRNKPNIHDAVVFDLFEYDVSKEEETQLTNGLRAHAPAYSGDGKWICFVRNYDGTQNLFIAPAPNGKKIEKRNIKQITTFTNGEQIYAPRWSPVNNNIVFDYSKEGSRQIAEINVDNGEIFFIFSDPNADFRSPVYTRDGASIVFASDITGIYNIYKYDLINNARMTKESSTAFMQQLTNVIGGAFMPSVDSEKNLTFASWQTGGYKINELKNYTEFDTIIAEKNAKYNRPDKLIQKYEQENSDNSSLAKNKYDFLKLKNFKDDSVKSYTSTKYNNVATPLFIIPVLRFDNYTKDGKFLDIIKPGLYFYSSDVLGRMGIFGGASINRKFERDLFLQFDYNNGVPFLKDLFLKKLGFSPSFQLAGYNVTRKTEADLVAGLDTIPVDVTYDLLQFEFGMGFKIINANHNMRAGFTFSSYSSKLSTFIIPSINRQVSASSTNYFTGRDLSLTYSYSSFLPNKNDDINPIGRYFRLKYDYEINDLNPELVIDDQGNVTEAFEKAKFHRLEGDLLQGFGLFNNSHSLSLRLRAGTIFGPEQDNFFDFYASGFPNMKGYPFYAIGGNRYATANLTYRFPLATNLDFKFLQFYFDKLYLSVYGDIGNAWYNKATKLKEMKKDVGFELRLLTYSYYVYPTAFTFNASYGLDEFSRIFPSTTGEQKTVTYGKEWRFYFTMLFGFDFLVENINKIRF; encoded by the coding sequence ATGATATCAAGAATCCTGTTATTAATACTGCTTGTTTCAGCCGTTACATATTCACAGTTTGAGCCGAACCCTGAGCTTGAATGGTTCACAATAGAAACCGAACACTTTTACATTCATTACCATAAAGGAACAGAAAGAACAGCTAAGCTTACAGCAAAAATTGCGGAAGAAGTTTACGGACCGATAACTTCATTATATAAATATGCCCCGGAAGATAAAACTTCATGGATCATAAACGATGAATCGGATATTTCCAACGGCGCAACTGATTATTACGGCAACAGGATAGAAATTGCATCAGCTTCGCTTGATTTTGATCTTCGCGGCACACACAACTGGCTAAGGAATGTTATAACTCACGAATATACCCATGTTATACAGGTTCAGGCTTCAATGAAATTTTCAACTAAATTCCCTTCATTATACCTGCAGTTCCTGAATTATGAAAAAGAACGCAGGCCGGATGTTTTATACGGCTATCCCAATACAATTATTTCTTATCCGATCTCGGGAGTTGGAGTTCCTGCATGGTTCGCTGAAGGTACAGCCCAATACCAGCGCCAGCAGCTTGGTTACGATTACTGGGACGCGCACAGAGATATGATACTGCGTATGCGTGTACTAGGCGATAATATGCTTACATGGGAAGAAATGGGACAGTTTGCCTCTGTGACAACATATAAAGCAGAATCAATTTATAATTCAGGCTTTGCGCTATCAAGATATATCGCTGAGAAATACGGCGAAGATAAGCTTCGCGAGGTATCTGAAAATTTGGGTGACCTGACAAGATTAAATTCCGAAGGAGCTTTCAAAAAGGCAATCGGCAAATCAGGCAGCGATCTTTATGATGAATGGAAAGCATTCCTGAAACAGGACTACAAGAACCGTGTTGAAGGCATTAAAAGCCACCAGGTGGAAGGTAAAATTATAGCTGATGTTGGTTTTGCAAATTATTACCCGCAGTTCTCTCCTGACGGGAAAAAGATAACATACCTTTCAAACAAAGAGTATGATTACGGTTCAACTTCTATGTTCATCCATAATACATCAGGTTCAGGGGATGATGAAATGCTAATAGCCAGCGTCAGCGGTTCTTATGACTGGTCTGCAGACGGCAAAAAGATAATATTTTCACGCAGGAATAAGCCGAATATTCATGATGCTGTTGTTTTTGACCTGTTTGAGTACGATGTTTCAAAAGAAGAAGAAACCCAGCTTACAAACGGTTTAAGAGCACATGCACCTGCTTATTCAGGTGATGGTAAATGGATCTGCTTTGTAAGAAATTATGACGGAACACAGAACTTATTTATAGCACCGGCTCCGAACGGCAAAAAAATAGAAAAAAGGAATATTAAACAGATCACCACATTCACCAATGGTGAACAGATATACGCACCAAGGTGGTCACCGGTGAACAACAATATTGTATTTGATTACAGCAAAGAAGGTTCGAGGCAAATTGCAGAAATAAATGTTGATAACGGGGAAATATTTTTTATTTTCAGTGATCCAAACGCAGATTTTCGCAGTCCCGTATATACCAGAGACGGCGCATCAATAGTTTTCGCATCAGATATTACCGGAATATACAATATTTATAAGTATGACCTGATCAACAATGCAAGGATGACAAAGGAAAGCAGTACGGCATTTATGCAGCAGCTAACCAATGTTATTGGCGGAGCATTTATGCCGTCTGTTGATAGTGAAAAAAACCTGACTTTTGCTTCATGGCAAACAGGCGGCTACAAAATCAATGAACTGAAAAATTATACTGAGTTTGATACTATTATTGCTGAAAAGAATGCAAAATATAACAGACCCGATAAGCTGATCCAAAAATATGAACAGGAAAACAGCGATAACTCATCACTTGCAAAAAACAAGTATGATTTTCTGAAGCTGAAAAACTTCAAAGATGACAGTGTTAAATCATACACATCTACCAAATACAATAACGTTGCAACACCGCTGTTCATAATACCTGTTCTAAGATTTGATAATTATACAAAAGACGGTAAATTTCTTGATATAATAAAACCAGGTTTATATTTTTATTCTTCTGATGTTTTAGGCAGGATGGGAATATTCGGAGGTGCATCAATTAACAGGAAATTTGAAAGGGATCTTTTCCTGCAGTTTGATTATAACAACGGTGTTCCGTTCTTAAAAGACCTGTTCCTTAAAAAACTAGGGTTTTCACCTTCGTTCCAGCTTGCAGGGTATAATGTTACAAGGAAAACTGAAGCTGACCTTGTTGCGGGACTTGATACAATACCCGTTGATGTGACTTATGACCTGCTTCAGTTTGAGTTTGGTATGGGCTTTAAAATCATTAATGCCAACCATAACATGCGGGCCGGATTCACATTCTCATCCTATTCATCAAAGCTGAGCACATTTATTATTCCTTCTATAAACAGGCAGGTATCGGCTTCATCAACTAATTATTTTACAGGCAGGGATCTTTCATTAACCTATTCATACAGCTCATTTCTTCCAAATAAGAATGATGATATAAATCCAATAGGCCGTTATTTCAGGCTGAAATATGATTACGAGATAAATGATCTTAATCCTGAGCTTGTTATAGATGACCAGGGCAATGTAACTGAAGCATTTGAAAAAGCTAAATTCCACCGTTTGGAAGGAGACTTGCTGCAGGGCTTCGGATTATTCAACAATTCACATTCTTTAAGCCTAAGGCTGCGGGCAGGTACTATTTTCGGTCCTGAGCAGGATAATTTCTTTGATTTTTACGCAAGCGGCTTCCCGAACATGAAAGGATATCCATTTTATGCAATAGGTGGCAACAGGTACGCTACTGCGAATTTGACATATAGATTCCCGTTGGCAACAAACCTTGATTTCAAGTTCCTCCAGTTCTATTTTGATAAGCTGTATTTATCAGTTTACGGAGATATCGGTAATGCATGGTATAACAAAGCTACCAAGCTTAAAGAAATGAAAAAAGATGTTGGTTTCGAACTCAGGCTTCTTACATATTCATATTATGTGTATCCAACTGCTTTTACATTCAATGCCTCATATGGTCTAGATGAGTTTTCAAGGATATTTCCTTCAACTACCGGTGAGCAAAAAACCGTTACTTACGGTAAAGAATGGCGTTTCTATTTTACAATGCTGTTTGGATTTGATTTTCTGGTCGAAAATATAAATAAGATCAGATTTTAG
- a CDS encoding T9SS type A sorting domain-containing protein yields the protein MLKSLTCLLLIIIVNYSSAQWVELNSGVTTRLNSISSVKDLCTWACGAGGTVIKSSNMGDSWQNGNQSGIPLSASLNHIFCINENIVLCSGIDGSTAYLYKTINGGITWNIVHQQASGKFNALHFIDGNTGMLVGDPVGGRWSIWKTINGGNSWDSTGCYLAQNGSEKGFNNSLWAAGDKIWFGTDNFKIYKTPDYSATWQVQSTGSEKNSASLWFDFDFNIGLTGSSNLLRTFNSGSNWNIESIPGSGNIIAVTGSAHSRFNWAIRSDNKIYLNPHNTNIWQLDYTAPNGNYTYMTIERNGYFSGAVFATRDNGGISRTYFLSLGISTISSEIPVSFKLHQNYPNPFNPVTKFRFDIKRSGSVKINIFDISGKAVKELLNNKLEAGTFEVDWNAAEYPSGVYFYRLETGSFTDTKKMILVK from the coding sequence ATGCTTAAAAGTCTTACATGTTTATTACTCATTATTATCGTAAATTATTCATCTGCTCAATGGGTTGAGCTGAATTCAGGCGTAACAACCCGGCTTAATTCGATAAGCTCTGTTAAAGACCTGTGTACATGGGCATGCGGAGCAGGCGGTACAGTAATTAAAAGCAGTAATATGGGTGATAGCTGGCAAAACGGAAATCAATCAGGTATTCCCCTTTCTGCAAGCCTGAACCATATTTTCTGCATTAATGAAAATATTGTTCTTTGCTCCGGTATTGATGGCTCCACAGCATACCTTTACAAAACAATTAATGGTGGCATAACATGGAATATTGTTCATCAGCAGGCTTCCGGTAAATTCAACGCCCTTCATTTTATTGATGGAAATACCGGAATGCTGGTTGGCGACCCGGTCGGCGGAAGATGGTCGATCTGGAAAACTATCAATGGCGGTAATTCATGGGATTCCACAGGCTGCTATTTAGCGCAGAACGGAAGCGAAAAAGGTTTTAACAATTCACTTTGGGCTGCAGGTGATAAAATATGGTTTGGCACCGATAATTTTAAAATATACAAAACCCCGGATTACAGCGCTACATGGCAGGTTCAATCAACAGGCAGTGAAAAAAATTCAGCTTCTTTATGGTTTGATTTTGATTTTAATATAGGCCTTACAGGAAGCAGTAACCTGCTTAGAACATTTAACAGCGGCAGTAACTGGAACATCGAATCTATACCCGGCAGCGGAAACATTATCGCTGTAACAGGCAGCGCGCACTCACGGTTCAACTGGGCAATTAGAAGCGATAATAAGATTTATTTAAATCCCCATAATACCAATATATGGCAGCTTGATTACACAGCACCTAACGGGAATTATACTTATATGACAATCGAAAGGAACGGTTATTTCAGCGGAGCGGTATTTGCAACCAGGGATAACGGCGGTATATCAAGGACATATTTTCTATCTCTTGGTATCAGTACTATTTCATCCGAAATTCCGGTATCATTTAAATTACACCAGAACTATCCTAACCCTTTTAACCCGGTTACAAAATTCCGCTTTGATATAAAGCGGTCAGGTAGTGTAAAAATAAATATCTTCGATATCAGCGGGAAAGCTGTAAAAGAGCTGCTGAACAATAAATTGGAAGCCGGGACTTTTGAAGTTGACTGGAATGCAGCCGAATACCCAAGCGGTGTTTATTTTTACCGTTTGGAGACTGGCAGCTTTACAGATACAAAAAAAATGATACTTGTGAAATGA
- a CDS encoding T9SS type A sorting domain-containing protein — protein MKRTHLNEILSLFLLLVIFYFPAKISAQWTQQVSGTDFFLTAVYFLNENTGLIGAGAPLPLTSNFYGGEIIRTTNGGTNWQRVLLDSNLRVKSFSFFDQNTGYAVGGSYATYGKIMKTTNAGLNWFTYLENNQPGSYYHFYNLYFANDNTGFVSNQLGVYRTNNAGTNWNLCLNASDYAYGYLSFKKLHFFDVNTGIFLSDSGKIYKTTDSGSNWSISYVDHLTSFKDITFSNSNTGFAVGLEGKFYRTTNRGTSGQQADLGTNESFYAVRFPNSLTGYLTKDQGVLKSTDGGSTWQQIMQLNTDTLFSVYFLTQDIGYVAGTKGKVFKTITGGVLGINQISNEVPKEYLLEQNYPNPFNPSTIIKFSIPKLSKVRLAIYDLLGREVESLVNSQLTPGIYEVNWNAAKFSSGIYMYRLETNDFSMVKKMSLIK, from the coding sequence ATGAAACGGACTCATCTTAATGAAATCCTTTCATTGTTTCTGCTTTTAGTAATATTTTACTTTCCCGCTAAAATTTCAGCTCAATGGACTCAGCAAGTTTCCGGGACTGATTTTTTTCTCACAGCAGTTTATTTTCTAAACGAAAATACAGGTTTGATCGGTGCAGGTGCGCCATTACCTTTAACAAGCAATTTTTACGGAGGTGAAATTATCAGGACCACCAATGGCGGTACGAACTGGCAAAGAGTTCTACTGGATAGTAACCTGAGGGTTAAAAGCTTCAGCTTTTTTGACCAAAATACAGGGTACGCTGTTGGCGGTTCATATGCAACTTACGGCAAAATCATGAAAACAACTAATGCAGGGCTGAACTGGTTTACTTACCTGGAAAATAATCAGCCCGGAAGTTACTATCACTTTTATAATTTATATTTTGCAAACGATAATACCGGTTTTGTTTCAAACCAGCTTGGCGTTTACAGGACCAATAATGCCGGTACTAACTGGAATTTATGTCTGAACGCCAGTGATTATGCCTATGGTTATTTATCTTTTAAGAAATTACATTTTTTTGATGTCAACACAGGCATATTTTTATCTGATAGCGGAAAGATTTACAAGACCACAGATTCCGGTTCAAACTGGAGCATCAGCTATGTAGATCATTTAACCAGTTTCAAAGATATTACTTTTTCAAACAGTAATACAGGTTTCGCTGTGGGTCTTGAGGGAAAATTCTACCGGACAACTAACAGAGGCACATCTGGGCAGCAAGCAGATCTTGGAACTAATGAATCATTTTACGCGGTCAGATTTCCAAACTCACTTACAGGATATCTTACAAAGGATCAAGGTGTTTTAAAGTCAACAGACGGCGGATCAACCTGGCAGCAGATCATGCAGCTTAATACTGATACATTGTTCTCGGTATATTTCTTAACACAGGATATAGGTTATGTTGCAGGAACAAAAGGTAAAGTTTTTAAAACTATAACCGGGGGAGTATTAGGTATTAACCAAATTTCAAATGAAGTGCCTAAAGAATATTTACTTGAACAGAATTATCCCAATCCTTTCAATCCTTCAACAATTATTAAGTTCTCAATACCTAAGCTCTCAAAAGTAAGATTAGCTATTTATGATTTGCTTGGGCGGGAAGTAGAATCACTGGTGAATAGTCAGCTTACACCAGGAATATATGAAGTGAACTGGAATGCTGCAAAATTTTCAAGTGGTATTTATATGTACAGGCTTGAAACTAATGATTTCAGCATGGTAAAGAAAATGTCCTTAATAAAATAA